The following are encoded in a window of Magnolia sinica isolate HGM2019 chromosome 11, MsV1, whole genome shotgun sequence genomic DNA:
- the LOC131218191 gene encoding uncharacterized protein LOC131218191, with amino-acid sequence MAALRLKMAWTLSHGNSKSLYMTYMRARYVEPTAADHAHIRSRRNRERGGGIYRKEDGELVFAFSHGYGLGTNNKAEFLAIYEGLSICANKGLWNVIVESNSKLVVDMLNRVSQMGWKWYHWVTRITSLDSRGSFRYTHTVREGNRPADGLARLGSKTQSNRVVHATKDLPREICGLVVLDKVGLGVIRVAVHV; translated from the exons ATGGCGGCACTGAGATTGAAGATGGCTTGGACGCTTTCCCACGGCAACAGCAAGAGTCTCTACATGACGTATATGAGGGCCAGATACGTGGAACCCACCGCTGCTGACCATGCACATATTCGCTCCAGGCGCAACCGAGAGC GTGGGGGTGGCATATACAGGAAGGAAGATGGCGAGTTGGTCTTTGCATTCTCACATGGTTACGGTTTAGGTACCAACAACAAGGCAGAGTTCTTGGCAATTTACGAGGGCCTCTCCATTTGTGCTAACAAGGGCCTTTGGAATGTTATTGTTGAGTCTAACTCTAAATTGGTGGTGGATATGCTCAACAGAGTTTCTCAGATGGGTTGGAAGTGGTATCATTGGGTGACTCGTATCACTTCCCTCGATTCGAGGGGTTCTTTCCGCTACACCCACACAGTCAGAGAGGGGAACAGGCCAGCAGATGGTCTGGCTCGGCTAGGTAGCAAGACCCAGAGTAATAGGGTGGTCCACGCCACGAAAGACCTCCCTCGTGAGATCTGCGGTTTGGTGGTGTTAGATAAGGTAGGGTTGGGTGTCATCAGGGTGGCGGTTCATGTATAG